The following are encoded together in the Leptospira congkakensis genome:
- the trpS gene encoding tryptophan--tRNA ligase, with product MRVLTGLQPSGKLHLGNYFSAIKKILDYQSKEELFLFIANLHALTTFRSKEELKTFTLECAIDLLALGVDPKKSVFWVQSDVPQVTELTWYLSQSITVSQLQLAHSFKDKVAKGFVPGAGLFTYPVLMASDILLFSAEKVPVGKDQKQHLEFARDIAERFNSQFGQVLTIPEPDIDENTAIIPGVDGAKMSKSYQNTIDFFGTEKEIKKKVMSIVSDSRAIEEPKDPETSVIFQIHSLFLSQTEKESQIEKYKRGGAGYGDLKKDLLDSILNHFAPFRVKREELTQNLDYVHQVLKEGKEKAKAAAESKLEDVRKTLGIYPF from the coding sequence ATGAGAGTCCTTACTGGATTACAACCATCAGGCAAACTTCATTTAGGTAATTATTTTTCTGCGATCAAAAAAATCTTAGACTACCAATCCAAAGAAGAGTTGTTTCTTTTCATCGCAAACTTACATGCACTCACAACATTCCGATCCAAAGAAGAATTAAAAACTTTCACTTTAGAATGTGCGATCGACTTACTTGCACTAGGTGTTGATCCAAAAAAATCTGTATTTTGGGTTCAAAGCGATGTTCCACAAGTGACAGAACTCACTTGGTATCTATCCCAATCCATCACTGTTTCTCAATTACAACTTGCTCATTCCTTTAAAGACAAAGTGGCAAAAGGATTTGTTCCAGGGGCTGGACTTTTTACATATCCCGTACTCATGGCAAGTGACATCTTACTTTTTTCTGCAGAAAAAGTTCCCGTAGGAAAAGACCAAAAACAACATTTAGAATTTGCTCGTGACATCGCAGAAAGATTCAATTCCCAATTTGGACAGGTATTAACAATCCCTGAACCAGATATTGATGAAAACACGGCAATAATACCTGGTGTGGACGGAGCCAAGATGTCCAAGTCTTATCAAAACACCATCGACTTCTTTGGAACAGAAAAAGAAATCAAAAAGAAAGTTATGTCGATTGTGAGCGATTCTCGTGCCATAGAAGAACCAAAAGATCCAGAAACCTCTGTTATCTTTCAAATCCATTCGCTTTTTCTTTCCCAAACGGAAAAAGAATCACAAATTGAAAAATACAAACGAGGTGGAGCCGGATATGGAGATCTCAAAAAAGATCTTCTCGATTCCATTCTAAACCATTTTGCCCCTTTCCGTGTAAAACGCGAAGAACTGACACAAAACTTAGATTATGTGCACCAAGTTCTAAAAGAAGGAAAGGAAAAAGCAAAAGCCGCAGCGGAATCCAAACTAGAAGACGTTCGAAAA